The DNA segment TTTATGTGCTACTGATTGGCGAATAACTGTCTCATTTCCAATCTGACAAGAATCAATTTCTGAATTTGGACCAATATGACATTCAGAACCGATGATTGTGTTGCCTTTAATAATGGTTCCTGGATAGATGACAGTATCCTGTCCAATTTCAACTTCTGTCTCAATGTATGTGTTAGCAGGATCAATAATCGTAACACCATTACGCATATGAACAATATTTGTCCGATTGCGCATAATTCTCTCTGCTTCGGCTAGAGCTACACGATCATTTACACCTAATGTTTCTTCAAATTCATTCGTTTGGAAGGCAGTCACTACCTCCCCTTGCTTTTTAAGAATTTCAATCACATCTGGTAAGTAATATTCCCCTTGAACATTGTCATTGGACACACTTCTTAATGCTTCGAACAATGCTCGATTGTCAAAACAGTATGTGCCTGTGTTAATTTCATTTATTTCACGTTCCGCTTCTGTAGCATCTTTATGCTCAACAATTTTTTCAACTAAGCCTTCTTCATTTCGTATGATTCGACCGTATCCAGTTGGGTTGTCTATTTTTGCTGTGAGGATTGTAGCTTTTGCAGATAATTCTTCATGTTGTTTGAAAATTGACTCCATCGTTTCGGCTGTTATTAGTGGCGTATCACCGCAAACGACGATGGTTACACCCTCTTTACCCTCAAGCATACTGCTTGCCTGCATCACTGCATGTGCAGTACCAAGCTGTTGCTCCTGTAAGGAGTAAAGACTGCTGTCACCTAACTGTGATTGCACCAT comes from the Neobacillus sp. PS2-9 genome and includes:
- the glmU gene encoding bifunctional UDP-N-acetylglucosamine diphosphorylase/glucosamine-1-phosphate N-acetyltransferase GlmU; amino-acid sequence: MSNRYAVILAAGQGTRMKSKLYKVLHPVCGKPMVQHVVDQIMKLNVQEMVTIIGHGAEMVQSQLGDSSLYSLQEQQLGTAHAVMQASSMLEGKEGVTIVVCGDTPLITAETMESIFKQHEELSAKATILTAKIDNPTGYGRIIRNEEGLVEKIVEHKDATEAEREINEINTGTYCFDNRALFEALRSVSNDNVQGEYYLPDVIEILKKQGEVVTAFQTNEFEETLGVNDRVALAEAERIMRNRTNIVHMRNGVTIIDPANTYIETEVEIGQDTVIYPGTIIKGNTIIGSECHIGPNSEIDSCQIGNETVIRQSVAHKSSIGSHVNIGPFAHIRPDSNIEDEVKIGNFVEIKKAVFGKGSKASHLSYIGDAEVGSDVNLGCGSITVNYDGKNKYLTKIEDGVFIGCNSNLVAPVTIGKGAYVAAGSTITKDVPGEALSIARAQQVNKENYVQKLNVRK